A single genomic interval of Mycobacterium sp. DL592 harbors:
- the hemB gene encoding porphobilinogen synthase — protein sequence MTFPRHRPRRLRSTPALRRLVAQTSLEPRHLVLPMFVADGIDEPRPIASMPGVVQHTRDSLRRAAAEAVEAGVGGLMLFGVPRDEDKDALGSCGVSPDGILNVALRDLAKDLGHDTVLMADTCLDEFTDHGHCGVLDARGRVDNDTTNAQYVKLAVAQAESGAHVVGPSGMMDGQVAAIRDGLDAAGFTDVVILAYAAKFSSAFYGPFREAVASSLQGDRRTYQQDSGNAREALREIELDLDEGADIVMVKPAMAYLDIVRAAAEVSPVPVAAYQVSGEYAMISAAAANGWIDGRAAALESLIGIRRAGADIVLTYWAADAAGWLA from the coding sequence ATGACTTTCCCCAGGCACCGCCCACGCCGGTTGCGTTCGACCCCGGCCCTGCGCCGTTTGGTAGCCCAAACATCGCTGGAGCCGCGGCATCTGGTGCTTCCGATGTTCGTCGCCGATGGCATCGACGAGCCTCGCCCGATAGCGTCCATGCCTGGCGTGGTGCAGCACACCCGTGATTCGCTGCGCCGTGCGGCGGCCGAGGCTGTCGAAGCCGGCGTCGGCGGACTCATGCTGTTCGGGGTGCCCCGCGACGAGGACAAGGACGCTCTGGGATCGTGCGGTGTGAGTCCCGACGGGATCCTCAACGTCGCACTCCGCGATCTGGCCAAGGACCTCGGTCACGACACCGTGCTGATGGCCGACACCTGTCTGGACGAGTTCACCGACCACGGCCACTGCGGTGTGCTCGATGCCCGCGGCCGTGTCGATAACGACACCACCAACGCGCAGTACGTGAAACTGGCTGTCGCCCAAGCTGAATCGGGTGCCCATGTGGTGGGCCCCAGCGGCATGATGGACGGTCAGGTCGCCGCGATCCGCGACGGTCTCGACGCCGCCGGCTTCACCGATGTGGTGATCCTGGCCTACGCCGCCAAGTTCTCGTCGGCGTTTTACGGCCCGTTCCGCGAAGCTGTCGCCTCCAGCCTGCAGGGCGATCGGCGCACCTACCAGCAGGACAGCGGTAACGCGCGAGAAGCGTTGCGCGAGATCGAACTCGACCTCGACGAGGGTGCCGACATCGTGATGGTCAAACCTGCGATGGCCTACCTCGACATCGTGCGCGCCGCCGCCGAGGTGTCGCCGGTGCCGGTGGCCGCCTACCAGGTCTCGGGTGAGTACGCGATGATCAGCGCCGCCGCGGCCAACGGCTGGATCGACGGCCGCGCCGCCGCGCTGGAGTCGCTGATCGGCATCCGGCGAGCCGGGGCCGACATCGTGCTCACCTACTGGGCCGCCGACGCCGCAGGGTGGCTCGCGTGA
- a CDS encoding uroporphyrinogen-III synthase, which translates to MTGHGSGRRKAKPGHITFVGSGPGDPNLLTTRARTVLANAALVFTDPDVPQAVLNVVGIDLPPASGPALAPEKGASREQVPGQDSDGPVADEIAPPVVSVGPDIRPALGDPAEVAKILVAEAKAGFDVVRLVAGDPLSVDAVITEVNAVARAHAEFEIVPGLPATSAVPTYAGLPLGSAHTVADVRGEVDWAALAAAPGPLILTATASHLPEAARTLIEYGLADATPCVVTCNGTTCGQRSVETTLAGLLDRATLAGGNDPAGPLTGTLVVTIGKTVAHRAKLNWWESRALYGWTVLVPRTKDQAGEMSDRLVGHGALPIEVPTIAVEPPRSPAQMERAVKGLVDGRYQWVVFTSTNAVRAVWEKFGEFGLDARAFSGVKIACVGESTADRVRAFGVSPELIPSGEQSSLGLLDEFPEYDSIFDPVNRVLLPRADIATETLAEGLRERGWEIEDVTAYRTVRAAPPPADTREMIKTGGFDAVCFTSSSTVRNLVGIAGKPHARTIVACIGPKTAETAAEFGLRVDVQPETAAVGPLVDALAEHAARLRAEGALPPPRKKSRRR; encoded by the coding sequence ATGACTGGCCACGGTAGCGGGCGACGCAAGGCGAAGCCGGGACACATCACGTTCGTCGGTTCGGGTCCTGGTGACCCCAACCTGCTGACGACGCGTGCCCGAACTGTGCTCGCCAATGCGGCGCTGGTCTTCACCGATCCCGACGTGCCCCAGGCCGTGCTCAACGTGGTCGGCATCGACCTGCCGCCCGCCTCCGGTCCGGCCCTGGCGCCGGAAAAGGGCGCGTCGCGCGAGCAGGTTCCCGGCCAGGATTCCGACGGCCCCGTCGCCGACGAGATCGCCCCGCCGGTGGTGTCTGTCGGCCCCGACATCCGGCCCGCGCTCGGCGACCCCGCCGAGGTGGCCAAGATCCTGGTCGCCGAGGCCAAGGCCGGCTTCGACGTCGTGCGTCTGGTCGCCGGTGACCCGCTGTCGGTGGATGCGGTCATCACCGAGGTCAATGCGGTCGCCAGGGCCCACGCCGAGTTCGAGATCGTGCCCGGGCTGCCAGCCACCAGCGCGGTGCCCACCTACGCAGGCCTGCCGCTGGGATCGGCGCACACTGTCGCCGACGTCCGTGGCGAGGTGGACTGGGCGGCGCTGGCCGCCGCGCCCGGCCCGCTGATCCTGACCGCGACCGCGTCGCATCTTCCCGAGGCCGCCCGCACCCTGATCGAGTACGGCCTGGCCGACGCCACCCCGTGCGTGGTCACCTGCAACGGCACCACGTGCGGGCAGCGTTCGGTGGAGACCACCCTGGCCGGCTTGCTGGATCGCGCCACGCTGGCCGGCGGTAACGACCCGGCCGGTCCGCTGACCGGCACGCTGGTGGTCACCATCGGCAAGACCGTGGCCCACCGCGCCAAGCTGAACTGGTGGGAGAGCCGCGCCCTGTACGGCTGGACCGTGCTGGTGCCGCGCACCAAGGATCAGGCCGGTGAGATGAGCGACCGGCTGGTCGGCCACGGTGCGCTGCCGATCGAGGTGCCCACCATCGCCGTGGAGCCGCCGCGCAGCCCGGCCCAGATGGAAAGGGCCGTCAAGGGTTTGGTGGACGGTCGCTACCAGTGGGTGGTGTTCACCTCGACCAACGCCGTTCGCGCGGTGTGGGAGAAGTTCGGCGAGTTCGGTCTGGACGCGCGGGCGTTCTCGGGTGTGAAGATCGCCTGTGTCGGCGAGTCCACCGCGGACCGTGTGCGGGCCTTCGGTGTGAGCCCCGAGCTGATTCCGTCCGGCGAGCAGTCCTCACTGGGCCTGCTCGACGAATTCCCCGAGTACGACAGCATTTTCGATCCGGTCAACCGGGTGCTGCTGCCGCGCGCCGACATCGCCACCGAGACGCTGGCCGAGGGGCTTCGTGAACGTGGCTGGGAGATCGAGGATGTCACCGCCTACCGCACCGTGCGTGCCGCACCGCCGCCGGCCGACACCCGCGAGATGATCAAGACCGGCGGGTTCGACGCCGTCTGCTTCACCTCCAGCTCGACGGTGCGCAACCTCGTCGGCATCGCCGGTAAGCCGCACGCCCGGACCATCGTGGCGTGTATCGGGCCCAAGACCGCCGAGACCGCTGCCGAATTCGGTCTGAGGGTCGACGTTCAGCCGGAGACGGCCGCGGTGGGACCGCTGGTCGACGCGCTCGCCGAGCACGCCGCCCGGCTTCGCGCCGAGGGTGCCCTGCCGCCGCCGCGCAAGAAGAGTCGCCGCCGCTAA
- the hemC gene encoding hydroxymethylbilane synthase — protein MAGKDDTVIRIGTRGSLLATTQAGTIRDELIGRGRRAELVIISTDGDRSQQPVAEIGVGVFTAALREAIADGRVDMAVHSYKDLPTAPDDRFVIAAIPRREDPRDALVARDGMVLGELPVGSVIGTSSVRRAAQLKALGLGLEIRPLRGNLDTRLNRVSSGDLDAIVVARAGLARIGRLGDVTETLEPVQMLPAPAQGALAVECRASDTGLAALLAELDDPDTRAAVTAERALLAKLEAGCSAPVGAIAEVVESIDDDGRIFDELSLRACVAAADGSDVIRASGIGTPGRSAELGLSVAAELFELGAREVMSNELRDGAVERE, from the coding sequence TTGGCCGGCAAGGACGACACGGTCATCAGGATCGGCACCCGGGGCAGCCTGCTGGCGACCACCCAGGCCGGAACCATCAGAGACGAGCTCATCGGGCGCGGACGCCGCGCCGAGCTGGTGATCATCAGCACCGACGGTGACCGCTCGCAGCAACCGGTCGCCGAGATCGGGGTGGGGGTGTTCACCGCCGCACTGCGGGAGGCGATCGCCGACGGCCGCGTCGATATGGCCGTGCACTCCTACAAGGATTTGCCGACAGCCCCGGATGACCGCTTCGTCATCGCCGCGATTCCGCGCCGGGAGGACCCGCGCGACGCCCTGGTCGCCCGTGACGGCATGGTTTTGGGGGAGTTGCCAGTCGGGTCGGTGATCGGCACTTCGTCCGTGCGCAGGGCCGCGCAGCTTAAAGCACTGGGTCTCGGTTTGGAAATCCGCCCCCTAAGAGGCAACCTAGATACCAGGTTGAACAGGGTAAGCAGCGGTGATCTCGACGCCATCGTGGTAGCCCGGGCGGGGCTGGCCCGCATCGGACGACTAGGCGATGTCACCGAGACGCTGGAGCCGGTGCAGATGTTGCCAGCGCCGGCTCAAGGTGCGCTTGCGGTCGAGTGCCGCGCGAGCGACACCGGGCTTGCGGCGCTGTTGGCGGAGTTGGATGACCCCGACACCCGCGCCGCAGTCACCGCCGAGCGTGCCCTGCTCGCCAAACTGGAGGCCGGGTGTTCGGCACCCGTGGGAGCGATCGCCGAGGTGGTCGAGTCCATTGATGACGACGGCCGGATCTTCGACGAGCTGTCGCTGCGCGCCTGCGTGGCGGCGGCAGACGGATCCGACGTGATCCGTGCGTCCGGAATCGGAACGCCGGGCCGGTCCGCAGAGCTGGGGCTCTCGGTCGCCGCGGAGTTGTTCGAGCTCGGTGCGCGCGAAGTCATGTCGAACGAACTCCGCGATGGAGCGGTGGAGCGGGAGTGA
- a CDS encoding glutamyl-tRNA reductase produces MSVLLFGVSHRSAPVSVLEQLSTDESDQVKIIDQVLQSPLVTEAMVLSTCNRVEVYAVVDAFHGGLSAIGQVLAEHSGMSMGDLTKYAYVRYSEAAVEHLFAVASGLDSAVIGEQQVLGQVRRAYASAEANRTVGRVLHDLAQRALSVGKRVHSETAIDAAGASVVSVALDIAGARLGNGLAGRSAAVVGAGSMGGLSVAHLVRAGVTHIHVVNRSLPRAQRLAESIREQGVGAVALTLEDLPTALAAADVVVSCTGAVRPVVSLADVHHALAATQRDEAAAPLVLCDLGMPRDVDPAVAGLPGVSVIDMDRVQREPSARAAATDAEAARQIVAAEVAAYLAGQRMAEVTPTVTALRQRAADVVESELLRLDHRLPGLDDAQRDEVARTVRRVVDKLLHAPTVRVKQLASAPGGDTYAEALRELFELDPQAVDAVAAGELPLITPEFDSGLPEHTE; encoded by the coding sequence GTGAGCGTCCTGCTCTTCGGGGTGTCGCATCGAAGCGCTCCGGTCTCCGTGCTCGAACAGCTGTCGACCGACGAGTCCGACCAGGTCAAAATCATCGACCAGGTGCTGCAGTCCCCGCTGGTGACCGAGGCCATGGTGCTGTCGACCTGCAACCGGGTCGAGGTCTACGCGGTGGTCGACGCCTTCCACGGCGGCCTGTCGGCCATCGGCCAGGTGCTCGCCGAGCATTCCGGGATGTCGATGGGCGACCTCACCAAGTACGCCTACGTCCGCTACAGCGAGGCCGCCGTCGAGCACCTCTTCGCGGTGGCGAGCGGACTGGACAGCGCGGTGATCGGTGAGCAGCAGGTGCTCGGCCAGGTCCGCCGCGCCTACGCGAGCGCCGAAGCCAACCGCACGGTCGGCCGCGTCCTGCACGACCTGGCTCAGCGGGCGCTCTCGGTGGGCAAGCGTGTGCATTCGGAGACCGCGATCGACGCCGCGGGCGCCAGCGTGGTCTCGGTGGCCCTCGATATCGCGGGCGCCCGGCTCGGCAACGGCCTGGCGGGCCGCAGCGCGGCCGTGGTCGGCGCGGGTTCGATGGGCGGGCTGTCGGTGGCGCACCTGGTGCGCGCCGGGGTCACCCACATCCACGTCGTCAACCGCTCGCTGCCCCGCGCGCAGCGGCTGGCCGAATCCATCCGCGAGCAGGGTGTCGGCGCCGTGGCTCTGACGCTGGAGGATCTGCCGACCGCGCTGGCCGCCGCCGACGTGGTGGTCAGCTGCACCGGCGCGGTGCGGCCGGTCGTCTCGCTGGCCGATGTGCACCACGCGCTGGCCGCGACGCAGCGTGACGAGGCCGCGGCCCCGCTGGTGCTGTGTGACCTGGGCATGCCCCGCGATGTCGACCCCGCCGTTGCCGGGCTGCCCGGCGTTTCCGTCATCGACATGGATCGGGTGCAGCGCGAACCGTCGGCCCGCGCCGCGGCCACCGACGCCGAAGCGGCCCGCCAGATCGTCGCTGCCGAGGTTGCTGCCTATCTGGCCGGCCAGCGGATGGCCGAGGTCACCCCGACGGTCACCGCCCTGCGCCAGCGCGCCGCCGACGTTGTGGAGTCCGAGCTGCTGCGGCTCGATCACCGGCTTCCCGGCTTGGACGACGCCCAGCGCGACGAGGTCGCCCGCACCGTGCGTCGGGTGGTCGACAAGCTGCTGCACGCCCCGACGGTACGGGTCAAGCAACTGGCCAGCGCGCCCGGCGGCGACACCTACGCCGAAGCGCTGCGGGAGCTTTTCGAACTGGATCCGCAAGCCGTCGACGCCGTGGCCGCCGGTGAACTGCCTTTGATCACACCGGAATTCGATTCCGGTCTGCCCGAACACACCGAGTAG
- a CDS encoding glutaredoxin family protein, with product MSRRHVELLTRAGCSICERVHAQLTKLAAELGFELSSVDVDAAAAAGDSALRAEFGDRLPVVLLDGREHSYWDVDEARLRADLAEG from the coding sequence ATGAGCCGCCGACATGTCGAACTGCTGACCCGCGCCGGGTGCAGCATCTGCGAGCGGGTGCACGCACAGCTGACGAAGCTGGCCGCCGAGCTCGGCTTTGAGCTGTCCAGCGTGGATGTGGACGCGGCCGCGGCCGCCGGGGACAGCGCGCTGCGCGCCGAGTTCGGCGACCGGCTGCCCGTCGTTCTGCTCGACGGCAGGGAGCACAGCTACTGGGACGTCGACGAGGCACGGTTGCGGGCCGATTTGGCCGAGGGATGA
- a CDS encoding HAD family phosphatase: protein MAAHREPAPEAAPEPGPPPADLTAAAFFDVDNTLVQGSSLVHFGRGLAARKYFTYSDMLKFVYAQAKFQLTGRENSDDVAEGRRKALAFIEGRSVAELVDVGEEIYDEIIADKIWAGTRALAQMHLDAGQQVWLVTATPYELAATIARRLGFTGALGTVAESQDGVFTGRLVGDILHGLGKAHAVRQLAIREGLNLKRCTAYSDSYNDVPMLSLVGTAVAINPDADLRELARERGWEIRDFRTARKAARIGVPSALALGAIGGALAAAVSRRQEH, encoded by the coding sequence ATGGCCGCGCATCGCGAGCCGGCGCCCGAAGCCGCGCCCGAACCCGGTCCGCCGCCTGCCGATCTGACCGCCGCTGCGTTCTTCGACGTCGACAACACCCTGGTGCAGGGCTCGTCGCTGGTGCACTTCGGCCGTGGCCTGGCGGCGCGCAAGTACTTCACCTACTCCGACATGCTCAAGTTCGTCTACGCGCAGGCGAAGTTCCAGCTGACCGGCCGGGAGAACAGCGACGACGTGGCCGAGGGCCGGCGCAAGGCACTGGCGTTCATCGAAGGCCGGTCGGTGGCCGAGCTCGTCGACGTCGGCGAGGAGATCTATGACGAGATCATCGCCGACAAGATCTGGGCGGGCACCCGTGCGCTGGCCCAGATGCATCTGGATGCGGGCCAGCAGGTGTGGCTGGTCACCGCGACGCCCTACGAGCTGGCCGCCACCATCGCCCGCCGGCTGGGGTTCACCGGCGCGCTGGGCACTGTCGCGGAGTCCCAGGACGGGGTGTTCACCGGCCGGCTGGTCGGCGACATCCTGCACGGGCTGGGCAAAGCCCACGCCGTGCGTCAGCTGGCCATCCGCGAGGGCCTCAACCTCAAACGCTGTACCGCCTACTCGGACAGCTACAACGACGTGCCCATGCTGTCGCTGGTCGGCACCGCCGTGGCGATCAACCCGGACGCCGACCTGCGTGAGCTGGCCCGCGAACGGGGCTGGGAGATCCGCGATTTCCGCACCGCGCGCAAGGCTGCCCGCATCGGGGTGCCCTCGGCGTTGGCCCTGGGCGCGATCGGCGGGGCGCTGGCCGCCGCGGTGTCCCGCCGGCAGGAGCACTGA
- a CDS encoding MaoC family dehydratase N-terminal domain-containing protein — protein MSIASEIIGTHFRYPDYYLVGREKIREFAKAIQTDDPVHFSEEAAKAAGYHDLVAPLTFIAIAGRQVQLEIFRNFDVGINLARVIHRDQKIKYHRPIVAGDKLFFDSWLDSVTESHGTVISELRSEVTDEEGRPVMTTVVTMIGEANGEEDNAQIAAIAAAAMRG, from the coding sequence ATGTCCATAGCCAGCGAGATCATCGGCACTCACTTCCGCTACCCGGACTACTACCTGGTGGGGCGAGAGAAGATTCGCGAGTTCGCCAAGGCCATCCAGACCGACGACCCGGTGCACTTCAGCGAGGAGGCCGCCAAGGCGGCCGGCTACCACGACCTGGTGGCGCCGTTGACCTTCATCGCGATCGCGGGCCGTCAGGTACAGCTGGAAATCTTCCGCAATTTCGACGTGGGCATCAACCTGGCCCGGGTTATTCACCGCGATCAGAAGATCAAATACCACCGCCCGATCGTCGCCGGCGACAAATTGTTCTTCGACTCCTGGCTGGATTCGGTGACCGAATCGCACGGGACCGTCATCAGCGAATTGCGCAGCGAAGTCACCGACGAAGAAGGCCGGCCGGTGATGACGACGGTTGTGACGATGATCGGCGAAGCCAACGGCGAGGAAGACAACGCCCAGATCGCGGCCATCGCCGCGGCGGCGATGCGCGGCTGA
- a CDS encoding lysophospholipid acyltransferase family protein: protein MAGESKAKVIPLHSNSTRAAAARRASQRADAARRHPSLLSDPGSRASAEDIAAVVREIDARRGAAGIGRAEGEPNELAQRISAVADFLRKRLSGDYVVDEFGFDPQFNNALVLPLLRFFFENWFRVEVSGIENLPDDGAGLLVANHAGTLPFDGLMLSVAVHDHHPAHRDLRLLAADMVFDMPMLGPIARKAGHTMACTIDANRLLAGGELTAVFPEGYKGLGKQFRDRYKLQRFGRGGFVSAALRTGAPIIPCSIVGSEEIYPMLTDVKLLARVLGLPYFPITPLFPLAGPAGLIPLPSKWHIAFGTPIETADYDESAADDPMVTFELTDQVRETIQQTLYQLLAQRRNTFLG from the coding sequence GTGGCTGGTGAATCAAAAGCGAAAGTGATTCCGCTGCACTCGAATTCGACGAGAGCGGCGGCCGCGCGCCGTGCCTCTCAGCGGGCTGACGCGGCGCGCAGGCATCCCTCGCTACTGTCGGATCCGGGTAGCAGGGCTTCGGCAGAAGACATCGCCGCCGTCGTCCGCGAGATCGACGCGCGTCGCGGCGCGGCCGGGATCGGCCGCGCCGAGGGCGAGCCCAACGAACTCGCCCAACGCATTTCCGCTGTCGCAGATTTTCTCCGCAAGCGCCTTTCCGGGGACTACGTTGTCGACGAGTTCGGCTTCGACCCGCAATTCAACAACGCACTCGTGCTGCCTTTGCTGCGGTTCTTTTTCGAGAATTGGTTCCGGGTCGAAGTCAGCGGGATCGAGAATTTGCCCGACGACGGTGCGGGCTTGCTGGTGGCCAACCACGCCGGCACATTGCCGTTCGACGGCCTGATGCTGTCGGTCGCCGTGCATGATCACCATCCCGCGCATCGCGACCTGCGTCTGCTCGCCGCCGACATGGTCTTCGACATGCCGATGCTCGGACCGATCGCCCGCAAGGCGGGCCACACCATGGCCTGCACCATCGACGCGAACCGGTTGCTGGCCGGCGGCGAGTTGACCGCGGTGTTCCCCGAGGGCTACAAGGGGCTGGGCAAGCAGTTCCGGGACCGCTACAAGTTGCAGCGTTTCGGCCGTGGGGGTTTCGTCTCGGCCGCACTGCGCACCGGTGCGCCGATCATCCCGTGCTCGATCGTCGGCTCCGAAGAGATCTATCCGATGCTGACCGACGTCAAGTTGCTCGCCCGGGTCCTCGGGCTGCCGTACTTCCCGATCACCCCGCTGTTCCCGTTGGCCGGGCCGGCCGGGCTGATCCCGCTTCCGTCCAAGTGGCACATCGCATTTGGCACACCGATCGAGACCGCAGACTACGACGAATCCGCGGCCGACGATCCGATGGTCACCTTCGAACTCACCGATCAGGTGCGCGAAACGATCCAGCAGACGCTGTATCAGTTGCTGGCTCAGCGCCGCAACACGTTCCTGGGCTGA
- a CDS encoding SDR family oxidoreductase — protein MESGGTDTELPHYPKVVLVTGACRFLGGYLTARLVQNPMINKVIAVDAIAPSKDLLRRMGRAEFVRADIRNPFIAKVIRNGDVDTVVHAAAASYAPRSGGRATLKEINVMGAMQLFAACQKAPSVRRVILKSTSEVYGSHPHDPVVYTEDSSSRRPPGEGFARDSIDIEGYARGLGRRRPDIAVTILRLANMIGPAMDTALSRYLAGPLVPTVLGHDARLQLLHEQDALGALERATTAGKPGTFNVGADGIIMMSQAIRRSGRIALPVPSVGVWAMDSLRRATRTSDLNRDQMEWLSYGRVMDTTRMRAELGFAPKWTTMEAFDDYVRGRGLTPIIDPKWVRSVESRAVAVAQRWGG, from the coding sequence ATGGAATCCGGCGGCACCGACACGGAGTTACCGCACTACCCCAAGGTGGTGCTGGTCACGGGTGCCTGCCGTTTCCTCGGTGGCTATCTGACGGCGCGTTTGGTGCAGAACCCGATGATCAACAAGGTCATCGCTGTCGACGCCATCGCCCCCAGCAAGGACCTGCTCCGCCGGATGGGCCGCGCTGAATTCGTCCGCGCCGACATCAGGAACCCCTTCATCGCCAAGGTGATTCGAAATGGGGACGTCGACACCGTGGTGCATGCTGCCGCGGCCTCGTACGCACCCCGCTCCGGCGGCCGCGCCACGTTGAAGGAAATCAACGTGATGGGCGCGATGCAGCTGTTCGCCGCCTGCCAGAAGGCGCCGTCGGTGCGACGGGTGATCCTCAAGTCCACCTCGGAGGTCTACGGCTCGCATCCGCATGACCCGGTGGTCTACACCGAGGACAGCAGCAGCCGCCGGCCGCCGGGCGAGGGTTTTGCCCGCGACAGCATCGACATCGAGGGCTACGCCCGCGGTCTGGGCCGGCGGCGGCCCGACATCGCCGTGACGATCCTGCGGCTGGCCAACATGATCGGCCCCGCGATGGACACCGCCCTGTCGCGCTATCTGGCCGGCCCGCTGGTGCCGACCGTGCTCGGCCACGACGCCCGGCTGCAGCTGCTGCACGAACAGGACGCGCTCGGTGCCCTGGAGCGGGCTACGACGGCGGGCAAGCCGGGCACGTTCAACGTCGGGGCCGACGGGATCATCATGATGTCGCAGGCGATTCGGCGCTCCGGGCGCATTGCGCTTCCGGTACCCAGCGTGGGGGTGTGGGCGATGGATTCGTTGCGACGGGCCACCCGGACCTCCGACCTCAATCGCGATCAGATGGAATGGCTGAGTTACGGCCGGGTCATGGACACCACTCGAATGCGCGCCGAGTTGGGTTTTGCGCCGAAGTGGACGACGATGGAAGCGTTCGACGACTACGTGCGCGGCCGGGGTTTGACTCCGATCATCGACCCGAAATGGGTACGCTCAGTGGAGAGCCGCGCGGTCGCCGTCGCGCAGCGGTGGGGTGGCTGA
- a CDS encoding 30S ribosomal protein bS22, which produces MGSVIKKRRKRMSKKKHRKLLRRTRVQRRKLGK; this is translated from the coding sequence ATGGGTTCAGTCATCAAGAAGCGGCGTAAGCGCATGTCGAAGAAGAAGCACCGCAAGCTGCTGCGTCGTACCCGGGTTCAGCGCAGAAAACTGGGCAAGTAG
- a CDS encoding helix-turn-helix domain-containing protein, with protein sequence MTSMNGPSARDAAGGKSARDAGGADAQPVARAQFLTVAEVASLMRVSKMTVYRLVHNGELPAVRVGRSFRVHAKAVHDLLETSYFDAG encoded by the coding sequence ATGACGTCTATGAACGGGCCATCGGCGCGGGACGCGGCTGGCGGAAAATCGGCGCGGGACGCTGGTGGCGCTGATGCCCAGCCAGTCGCTCGAGCTCAATTTCTCACCGTCGCCGAAGTGGCTTCGCTCATGCGGGTCAGCAAGATGACGGTCTACCGGCTCGTGCACAACGGAGAGCTGCCCGCCGTCCGGGTCGGCCGCTCGTTCCGGGTGCACGCCAAGGCTGTCCACGATCTGCTGGAGACGTCGTACTTCGACGCCGGCTGA
- the proC gene encoding pyrroline-5-carboxylate reductase gives MARIAIIGGGSMGEALLAGLLRAGRQVKDLVVAERMPERSGYLAQKYSVRIATVTEAVETAAFVIVAVKPADAESVVDKIADAAARAESNSVEQVLVSVVAGVTVGFYESRLPAGSPVIRVMPNAPALVGAGVSALAKGRFATAEHLAEVSSLFECVGGVLTVPESQLDAVTAVSGSGPAYFFLFVEALVDAAVANGLGRAVATDLAVQTMAGSAAMLLERIEDERSAGGDAGLDTTPARLRAMVTSPGGTTAAGLRELERGGVRPAVLAAIDAAKTRSEQLGITSE, from the coding sequence ATGGCCAGAATCGCGATCATCGGCGGCGGCAGCATGGGCGAGGCTCTCCTTGCGGGGCTGCTCAGGGCGGGGCGCCAAGTCAAGGACCTCGTCGTGGCGGAGCGGATGCCCGAGCGCTCCGGGTACCTGGCGCAGAAGTACTCGGTGCGGATCGCCACGGTGACCGAAGCGGTCGAGACGGCGGCCTTCGTCATCGTCGCCGTCAAGCCGGCCGACGCCGAATCCGTTGTCGACAAGATCGCCGATGCCGCAGCCCGGGCCGAGAGCAACAGCGTCGAGCAGGTCCTGGTCTCGGTGGTGGCCGGGGTGACGGTCGGCTTCTACGAGTCCCGGCTGCCCGCAGGCAGCCCGGTGATCCGGGTGATGCCCAACGCGCCCGCGCTGGTCGGTGCCGGCGTCAGCGCGCTGGCCAAGGGCCGCTTCGCCACTGCCGAACACCTCGCCGAGGTCTCCTCGTTGTTCGAGTGCGTCGGCGGCGTTCTGACGGTGCCGGAGAGCCAGCTGGACGCGGTCACCGCGGTGTCGGGATCGGGGCCCGCGTACTTCTTCCTGTTCGTCGAGGCGTTGGTCGACGCAGCGGTCGCCAACGGCCTCGGCCGGGCCGTTGCGACCGATCTGGCGGTGCAGACGATGGCCGGTTCGGCCGCAATGCTGCTCGAACGCATCGAGGACGAGCGCTCGGCCGGTGGTGACGCAGGCCTGGACACCACGCCCGCCAGGCTGCGCGCCATGGTGACGTCCCCGGGTGGCACCACCGCTGCTGGCCTGCGGGAACTCGAGCGGGGTGGGGTCCGGCCGGCGGTGCTGGCGGCCATCGACGCCGCAAAAACACGCTCTGAGCAGCTAGGAATTACATCAGAGTAG